A region of uncultured Anaeromusa sp. DNA encodes the following proteins:
- a CDS encoding glycosyltransferase family 4 protein, whose translation MRILLTNTGPWGTGSGTVADAVMQELTRRGHEVMAFFPDSGLPGVDNDKYYLHPERYRIAPFPATYAGVELYTFPLIIPDPNPRNYHDAWTFKRLSRAQLRAYFGYMKQELRRLLDEFRPDIVECQHIWALDRVIHELGYPYITVAHHSDQLGFIYDERMRGIVLESAGKAGYVFAISDYVKQEVLRLYGLTPERVVTIPNGYNQQLFQPLHLNRRQVLERLGLAHLEQLPLITFCGKVSKTKGIDVLLQANCIIQQQQPAALLILGSGDLTQICQGISGTYSLENVIYLGHCPQEELALLHNLATVSVLPSRTEGFGIAALEAMGCGKPIVATRVGGLADFAVGGLVEPEDPAGLAAQLLAVLRLPARDYALLCEEALTVARRYSWKLLVDRRLSYYETLIEKNRKKKG comes from the coding sequence ATGCGAATCTTGCTCACCAATACAGGACCTTGGGGGACTGGCAGCGGCACGGTAGCCGACGCGGTCATGCAGGAACTGACGCGGCGGGGACACGAGGTTATGGCTTTTTTTCCTGATTCAGGTTTGCCTGGAGTTGATAATGACAAGTACTATCTACATCCGGAGCGCTATCGGATTGCACCGTTTCCCGCCACCTACGCTGGTGTGGAGCTATATACCTTTCCATTGATTATTCCAGACCCCAATCCGCGCAATTATCATGACGCCTGGACTTTCAAAAGGTTGAGTCGCGCGCAATTGCGGGCCTATTTCGGATATATGAAGCAGGAATTACGGCGCCTGCTGGATGAATTCCGTCCGGATATAGTGGAGTGCCAGCATATATGGGCTTTGGATCGAGTGATACATGAACTTGGCTATCCCTATATTACGGTCGCCCATCATAGTGATCAGCTTGGGTTTATCTATGATGAACGGATGCGAGGGATTGTTTTGGAGTCGGCAGGTAAAGCCGGCTATGTATTTGCGATTTCCGATTATGTAAAACAAGAAGTGCTGCGCTTGTACGGTTTGACACCGGAACGAGTCGTTACGATTCCCAACGGCTACAATCAGCAGCTTTTTCAACCGTTGCATCTCAATCGTCGGCAGGTATTGGAGCGTTTGGGCCTAGCGCACCTGGAACAGTTGCCTTTAATTACTTTTTGCGGCAAAGTATCAAAAACAAAAGGGATTGACGTGTTGTTACAGGCCAACTGCATTATTCAGCAGCAGCAGCCGGCAGCCTTGCTGATTTTAGGCAGTGGTGATTTGACGCAAATTTGCCAAGGTATTTCCGGTACCTATTCTTTGGAAAACGTAATTTATCTAGGGCACTGCCCACAGGAAGAATTGGCGCTGCTGCACAATCTGGCGACAGTGAGCGTGTTGCCGTCACGGACGGAGGGGTTTGGTATTGCCGCCTTAGAGGCGATGGGCTGTGGTAAGCCTATTGTAGCGACTCGCGTAGGCGGCCTGGCTGATTTTGCGGTGGGGGGGTTAGTCGAGCCGGAAGATCCAGCGGGACTGGCTGCACAGCTTTTGGCGGTGTTGCGGTTGCCGGCTAGGGACTATGCTTTGCTATGCGAGGAAGCGCTGACAGTAGCGCGGCGGTATTCATGGAAGCTGCTGGTGGACCGAAGGCTGAGTTATTATGAAACACTTATTGAAAAAAATAGGAAAAAGAAAGGCTAG
- a CDS encoding PTS system mannose/fructose/sorbose family transporter subunit IID: MANDVKEKVALTKGDLVKSFLCWHSFCQSCHNYERMQALGFTHAMIPILTRLYKDKADIAAGLKRHLQFFNTEPNIGSVVPGIMAALEEQRANGAELSDETINSLKTGLMGPLAGVGDTVTQGLVKTILLAIAVDMASQGSVLGPLFFFFCFTTYTMGIGYFLYMQGYRLGRDALSKMLEGDLVSRITEGLTVLGLIVVGALAATRIPVSTGITFEIGKTAVKLQIMLNSIMPGLLSLLTLLLVWYLLQKGKSVLWILGLMFVIGFGGAYFKILV; this comes from the coding sequence GTGGCAAACGACGTTAAGGAAAAAGTGGCTCTCACTAAAGGGGATTTGGTCAAATCGTTCTTGTGCTGGCACAGCTTTTGCCAGTCCTGCCACAATTATGAACGCATGCAAGCATTGGGTTTTACACATGCAATGATTCCTATTCTAACGCGCTTATATAAAGATAAGGCAGATATTGCCGCCGGTCTTAAGCGACATTTACAGTTTTTTAATACAGAACCCAATATTGGTTCCGTGGTGCCGGGCATCATGGCGGCGTTGGAGGAGCAGCGAGCCAATGGAGCAGAGTTGTCCGATGAGACGATTAATAGTTTGAAAACCGGCTTGATGGGACCGTTAGCCGGCGTAGGCGATACAGTAACCCAAGGGTTGGTGAAAACCATTTTGCTGGCGATTGCCGTGGATATGGCCTCGCAGGGTTCGGTGCTGGGACCGCTTTTCTTTTTCTTCTGCTTTACAACTTATACCATGGGGATTGGTTATTTTCTTTATATGCAAGGGTATCGCCTGGGGCGGGACGCCTTGTCGAAAATGCTGGAAGGCGACTTGGTCAGCCGAATTACGGAAGGGTTAACCGTGTTAGGCTTGATTGTCGTTGGCGCTTTGGCGGCGACGCGCATTCCTGTAAGCACAGGCATCACTTTTGAAATAGGTAAAACAGCCGTGAAGCTGCAGATTATGCTGAACAGCATTATGCCTGGGTTATTGAGTTTGCTAACTTTGCTGTTGGTTTGGTATTTGCTGCAAAAAGGCAAGTCTGTGCTGTGGATTTTGGGCTTGATGTTTGTTATCGGCTTTGGCGGAGCGTATTTTAAAATTTTAGTATGA
- a CDS encoding beta-eliminating lyase-related protein codes for MYSFKNDYSEGAHPRLLEALSVCNFEQAEGYGLDRHTQAAVAVLKRMLQNDEVQIHFLSGGTQTNLTALSAFLRPHEAAVAAQSGHILVHETGAIEATGHKVLGVPSPDGKVSPAAVEAMVSSHGDEHMVKPRLVYISQPTEIGTLYSASELQALKELCERLDLYLYVDGARLGSALCAQGNDVDLPELCRLADAFYIGGTKNGALLGEALVIVREELKRDFRYQMKQKGALLAKGQVMGVQFQELFQDGLYFELAQRANTLAARLRQAIAEAGYSLLAPTVTNQVFPVLPNMVIASLEEEFSFYVWEAVDEGHSAIRLVTSWATDEAAVEAFAAALKGGVSR; via the coding sequence GTGTATAGTTTTAAGAATGATTACAGTGAAGGGGCGCATCCACGGTTGTTGGAAGCGTTAAGCGTTTGTAATTTCGAGCAGGCTGAAGGATATGGTTTAGATCGTCATACGCAAGCGGCGGTGGCTGTGCTGAAGCGGATGTTGCAGAACGACGAAGTGCAAATTCATTTCTTGTCAGGCGGGACGCAGACGAATCTGACGGCTTTGTCCGCTTTTTTACGGCCCCACGAGGCGGCAGTGGCGGCGCAAAGCGGTCATATTTTAGTTCATGAAACAGGCGCGATTGAAGCCACGGGGCACAAGGTGCTGGGAGTGCCATCGCCGGACGGTAAAGTGAGTCCGGCAGCTGTGGAGGCCATGGTTTCGTCACATGGAGATGAGCACATGGTGAAACCAAGGCTGGTGTATATTTCGCAGCCTACGGAAATCGGGACCCTGTATTCCGCGTCGGAACTGCAGGCGCTAAAAGAGCTTTGCGAACGCTTGGACTTATATTTATATGTAGACGGCGCCCGTTTGGGTTCGGCTCTCTGCGCTCAAGGGAATGATGTGGATTTACCGGAACTTTGTCGTTTGGCGGACGCTTTTTATATCGGCGGTACGAAAAACGGCGCCTTGTTGGGAGAGGCGCTGGTTATTGTTAGAGAAGAACTCAAGCGGGATTTTCGCTACCAGATGAAGCAGAAAGGCGCTCTTTTAGCCAAGGGGCAAGTAATGGGCGTGCAATTTCAGGAGCTGTTCCAAGATGGCTTGTACTTTGAACTGGCGCAAAGAGCGAATACGTTGGCGGCGCGGCTGCGTCAAGCCATCGCGGAAGCCGGCTATTCGCTATTGGCACCTACGGTGACCAACCAAGTGTTTCCGGTACTGCCCAACATGGTAATTGCCAGCCTGGAAGAGGAATTTTCTTTTTATGTTTGGGAGGCGGTGGATGAGGGGCATTCCGCCATTCGCCTTGTGACTTCTTGGGCGACGGACGAAGCGGCGGTAGAGGCTTTTGCGGCAGCTTTAAAAGGTGGTGTCAGTCGATGA
- a CDS encoding nucleoid-associated protein: MLIVRRAILHILDVNSGVTVFSERELDVHSESVISFLTKHLEKSHQDQNAKNGEFLPASPCRRLVEDYLAQRLEFVDFSKTVAERLHAAMSEEDEWESADLVVCDVTMDEKRYVALLKCNNRVGFTHQVVQEEDKIKNEIINHYAILPGLSQKLDEYAFIDASSFAVRFVDKKRLVNGEEAYILPEKVLQCTSNISPQRTMKLVNTIAKKVAENHGESAVAAVTKAKTLMVEHTESSEYLDPVQVGREVFRSSPLMQQEYFEEVQKAGIGEAVRIDREFCAKKGRQHKIKTDTGIEISFPVDYFENKEFMEFINNPDGTISIALKNIGKIINR; the protein is encoded by the coding sequence GTGTTAATTGTCAGACGGGCGATTTTGCATATTTTGGACGTAAATTCCGGCGTGACGGTGTTCTCCGAGCGGGAATTGGACGTGCACAGTGAAAGCGTGATTTCATTTTTGACGAAGCATTTGGAGAAGTCCCATCAAGATCAGAATGCGAAAAACGGCGAGTTTTTGCCGGCCAGTCCCTGTCGGCGTTTGGTGGAGGATTATTTGGCGCAGCGCCTGGAATTTGTTGATTTTTCTAAGACTGTGGCAGAACGGCTCCATGCGGCCATGTCGGAAGAAGATGAGTGGGAGTCCGCAGATTTGGTGGTATGCGATGTTACTATGGATGAAAAGCGGTATGTGGCTTTGCTGAAGTGCAACAATCGGGTGGGCTTTACTCATCAAGTGGTGCAGGAAGAAGATAAAATCAAGAACGAGATCATCAATCACTATGCTATTTTACCTGGTTTGTCACAGAAACTTGATGAATACGCCTTTATTGATGCATCTTCGTTTGCGGTGCGCTTTGTCGATAAAAAGCGCCTGGTGAACGGCGAAGAGGCCTATATTTTGCCGGAAAAAGTGCTGCAGTGTACCAGTAATATTTCGCCGCAGCGTACAATGAAACTGGTCAATACCATTGCCAAGAAAGTAGCGGAAAATCACGGCGAAAGCGCGGTGGCGGCGGTGACTAAAGCCAAGACGCTGATGGTGGAGCATACGGAAAGCTCAGAGTATTTGGACCCGGTACAGGTGGGGCGGGAGGTGTTTCGGTCTTCGCCGCTGATGCAGCAGGAATATTTTGAGGAAGTGCAAAAAGCCGGTATTGGTGAAGCGGTGCGCATCGATCGGGAATTTTGCGCTAAAAAAGGAAGACAGCACAAGATCAAGACCGATACAGGCATTGAGATTTCTTTTCCTGTGGATTATTTTGAGAACAAAGAGTTTATGGAGTTTATTAACAATCCAGATGGGACGATTTCCATTGCCTTAAAAAATATCGGCAAGATTATCAATCGTTGA
- a CDS encoding HD domain-containing phosphohydrolase, with the protein MTIRKKQRLALEAIREGMIVAEPVFFEEDRPVFFSEGSIVTARLIRWLKRAGQLELSVYVEEQPLMPQEAAGRTYKLLLGGMQDIFQSLRKGAALQEGQVNQLAEKALAAVHQPDIFHVLNIAGQYDEDLIVHSLHVGMLSGLLALWSKFDAETVKASLMAGLLHDIGKIRVPERILRKKEPLLPHELSVFKGYPFYSFQMLQGNNLPERVLEGVLYHRERLDGSGYPERREGSDIPMEAQIIAVVDEYITLCSRPGNGAVLAALAMILEEMHVCLNPVLCLTLVERLKEMLIGADVTLGDERKGNIIQFSKLLTLRPLIKLAGSDQYIDLEVESQLEFWLTGDVARFWTNQE; encoded by the coding sequence GTGACGATAAGAAAGAAACAACGTCTTGCCTTGGAGGCAATACGCGAAGGTATGATTGTAGCAGAGCCCGTCTTTTTTGAAGAAGACCGTCCTGTGTTTTTTAGTGAAGGCAGCATTGTTACGGCCCGCTTAATCCGTTGGTTGAAGCGCGCTGGACAGCTGGAGTTGAGCGTATATGTTGAAGAACAACCTTTAATGCCGCAAGAAGCAGCGGGGCGTACGTATAAATTGCTGCTAGGCGGAATGCAGGATATTTTTCAATCCTTACGCAAAGGAGCGGCGTTACAAGAGGGTCAGGTGAATCAACTGGCGGAGAAAGCGTTGGCGGCCGTGCATCAACCGGATATATTTCATGTGTTGAATATCGCGGGCCAATATGATGAAGATTTGATTGTTCATAGTTTGCATGTAGGGATGCTGTCCGGTCTCTTGGCGCTTTGGAGTAAGTTTGATGCGGAAACAGTCAAAGCCTCGCTGATGGCAGGGTTGCTGCATGATATAGGGAAAATTCGAGTTCCAGAGCGTATTTTGCGTAAAAAAGAACCGTTGCTGCCGCATGAACTATCTGTATTTAAAGGCTATCCTTTTTATAGTTTTCAAATGCTGCAAGGAAACAACTTGCCGGAGCGGGTATTAGAAGGCGTGCTGTATCATCGGGAGCGTCTGGATGGCAGTGGCTACCCGGAACGGCGCGAAGGCAGCGATATTCCCATGGAAGCACAAATTATCGCGGTAGTGGATGAGTACATTACCTTGTGTTCAAGACCAGGGAACGGGGCGGTTCTAGCGGCGTTGGCGATGATTTTGGAGGAGATGCATGTTTGCTTGAATCCAGTCTTGTGCTTGACATTGGTGGAGCGGTTGAAAGAAATGTTAATTGGTGCGGACGTGACTTTGGGGGATGAGCGCAAAGGAAATATTATTCAATTTTCTAAGCTGTTGACCTTGCGTCCTTTAATAAAATTGGCGGGAAGCGATCAATATATTGATTTGGAAGTAGAATCGCAACTGGAGTTTTGGCTGACTGGCGATGTGGCACGGTTTTGGACGAATCAAGAATAG
- a CDS encoding PTS sugar transporter subunit IIA, translated as MVVASHGGLCRELLITAEMILGPATQTAAAPLAAGTSLQDFAAELRQTVTAVQQEAGVLLLADLAGGTPCNVAAVLAAQSEEIKVVTGVNLPMLLEVLSRREGLSLEELTEMAVAAGLGGVCCVTAKN; from the coding sequence GTGGTAGTCGCCAGTCATGGCGGACTGTGCCGGGAACTTTTAATTACGGCAGAGATGATTCTGGGGCCTGCGACGCAAACCGCGGCGGCGCCGTTGGCGGCAGGGACGTCCTTACAAGATTTTGCTGCAGAGTTGCGGCAGACTGTGACAGCGGTACAACAGGAAGCGGGGGTGTTGCTACTGGCAGACTTAGCGGGTGGCACGCCCTGCAATGTTGCCGCCGTGCTAGCGGCGCAAAGCGAAGAAATAAAGGTCGTGACAGGCGTCAATCTGCCCATGCTCTTGGAAGTGCTTAGCCGTCGTGAAGGCCTTTCGCTAGAGGAACTAACAGAGATGGCAGTGGCTGCCGGTCTGGGCGGCGTTTGTTGCGTAACTGCAAAAAATTAA
- a CDS encoding cupin domain-containing protein, producing the protein MRLKVKSFLCLAAALFLFGAATCAAQSAIPTGLTDSTPNTAVLAAYDDWYAAEAKPNEAKIASKTIFTSPRCVVMLRDGGKGTLAKSHFHSTTDEIVVVMGGSGELLINGEWKQVKAGDVHINPRGNIHATRVAGNDDLKFVSIFTPVLPSGGDANFLTDGKAPVIPVGLSDSKPTTAVLANYQEWYQTNAKPEEPKIASQTIFTSPRAVVMLRDGGKGTLAKSHFHSTTDEIVIVMGGSGELLINGEWKQVKAGDVHVNPRGNVHATRVGADEDLQFVSIFTPALPAGGDANFLE; encoded by the coding sequence ATGAGATTAAAAGTCAAATCATTTCTCTGTCTGGCCGCCGCGCTTTTTCTTTTCGGCGCCGCCACTTGCGCAGCGCAAAGCGCTATTCCTACAGGCCTAACCGATTCCACACCAAACACGGCAGTCTTAGCTGCCTACGACGACTGGTACGCCGCCGAAGCCAAGCCCAATGAAGCAAAAATCGCCAGCAAAACCATCTTCACTTCCCCCCGCTGCGTAGTCATGCTGCGTGACGGCGGCAAAGGAACCTTAGCTAAAAGCCACTTTCATTCCACAACCGATGAAATCGTCGTCGTCATGGGCGGCAGCGGCGAGCTCTTGATCAACGGTGAGTGGAAGCAGGTTAAAGCCGGCGATGTACATATCAACCCGCGCGGCAACATTCACGCTACTCGCGTTGCAGGCAACGACGATCTGAAATTTGTTTCTATTTTTACACCGGTTCTGCCCAGCGGCGGCGACGCCAACTTCCTCACCGACGGCAAAGCGCCGGTTATTCCTGTCGGCCTAAGCGATTCCAAGCCGACGACTGCAGTCTTAGCCAATTATCAAGAATGGTACCAAACCAACGCGAAACCAGAAGAACCCAAAATTGCCAGCCAAACCATTTTTACCTCGCCACGTGCCGTAGTCATGCTGCGTGACGGCGGCAAAGGCACTCTGGCAAAAAGCCATTTCCATTCCACAACCGATGAAATCGTCATTGTCATGGGCGGCAGCGGCGAACTCTTAATCAACGGCGAATGGAAACAAGTCAAAGCTGGCGACGTCCATGTCAATCCCCGCGGCAATGTACACGCGACCCGTGTTGGAGCCGATGAAGACCTGCAGTTCGTCTCCATCTTCACGCCCGCCCTACCTGCCGGCGGTGACGCTAACTTCCTTGAATAA
- a CDS encoding cupin domain-containing protein yields the protein MIVKHTKPTREMLPGLGRKTLAYGEKGLMTQFELKAGTELPAHSHPHEQIGYLVSGRIVLDIGGEKQEMEPGDSWAIPGDVVHSAQTLEDAVAIEVFVPVREDYLD from the coding sequence ATGATAGTAAAACATACAAAACCGACGCGGGAAATGTTGCCTGGGTTGGGGCGGAAAACATTGGCTTATGGAGAAAAAGGCTTAATGACTCAGTTTGAGCTGAAGGCGGGAACGGAATTGCCGGCGCACAGCCATCCACATGAGCAAATCGGTTATTTGGTATCAGGCCGCATTGTTTTGGACATTGGCGGTGAAAAGCAAGAAATGGAACCCGGTGATAGCTGGGCTATTCCGGGGGATGTGGTGCATTCGGCGCAAACCCTGGAGGACGCAGTGGCGATAGAGGTTTTCGTACCGGTGCGGGAAGATTATCTAGACTGA